A genomic region of Xiphophorus couchianus chromosome 9, X_couchianus-1.0, whole genome shotgun sequence contains the following coding sequences:
- the LOC114150998 gene encoding muscle M-line assembly protein unc-89-like: protein MESNQTRVEEVASNNIVERELQPPKPPKRKKKKVSFAVWLEQYAPEELKTSAENIKQQDASVVIENESIAKAQETVDQKGDRPTPESESNEKNQVPFKTWSEEHVPVDQAISAGNIEKQNNSLVSEEESTAGVQETIDIAEKEQPSKSKEQPSRTRRNRKKMIPFHIWLEKHAPADLKISAESTGMEDVSLDTKQESIPVLQEIPEKEQPSKSGAENVIKQDISLPKEEGDQEDSLKKEICEEEPVISTTQLVGEKKSISKSHETVDQKGDRPTPESESNEKNQVPFKTWSEEHVPVDQAISAGNIEKQNNSLVSEEESTAGVQETIDIAEKEQPSKSKEQPSRTRRNRKKMIPFHIWLEKHAPADLKMSAESTGMEDVSLDTKQESIPVLQEISEKEQPSKSGAENVIKQDISLPKEEGDQEDSLKKEICEEEPVISTTQLVGEKKSISKCQKEVDQKEEKQTSKTKRIKKTPLLWKSFPESDACIDLAFFTENNDINNGPLPEKENDQAALPSTGNKTFWKMLPKSEPRIDTFKPY, encoded by the exons ATGGAGTCCAACCAAACTAGAGTTGAAGAGGTTGCATCCAACAACATTGTCGAAAGGGAATTACAGCCACCCAAGCCACCCAAGCgtaagaagaagaaggtgtcaTTTGCAGTCTGGTTGGAGCAGTACGCACCTGAGGAGCTAAAGACTTCTGCTGAAAATATCAAACAGCAGGACGCTTCAGTGGTGATCGAAAATGAATCCATCGCCAAAGCACAGGAGACAGTAGATCAAAAAGGGGACAGACCGACACCAGAGAGTGAGTCTAATGAGAAGAACCAGGTACCATTTAAAACCTGGTCGGAGGAACACGTCCCCGTTGACCAGGcgatttctgcaggaaatattgaaaagcagaacaattCACTGGTCAGTGAAGAAGAGTCCACCGCTGGAGTGCAGGAGACAATAGATatagcagagaaggaacagccctctaagtctaaggaacagccATCAAGGACAAGGcgcaacaggaagaaaatgataCCATTTCATATCTGGTTGGAGAAACATGCCCCTGCTGATCTAAAGATTTCAGCTGAAAGTACTGGAATGGAAGACGTTTCACTGGATACCAAACAGGAATCGATCCCCGTACTGCAGGAGATTccagagaaggaacagccctctaagtctggtgctgaaaatgttataaagcAGGACATTTCTctgcctaaagaagaaggtgatCAGGAAGATTCCTTAAAGAAGGAGATTTGCGAAGAGGAACCTGTGATTTCCACAACACAGCTTGTCGGCGAAAAGAAATCCATCTCCAAATCACATGAGACAGTGGATCAAAAAGGGGACAGACCGACACCAGAGAGTGAGTCCAATGAGAAGAACCAGGTACCATTTAAAACCTGGTCGGAGGAACACGTCCCCGTTGACCAGGcgatttctgcaggaaatattgaaaagcagaacaattCACTGGTCAGTGAAGAAGAGTCCACCGCTGGAGTGCAGGAGACAATAGATatagcagagaaggaacagccctctaagtctaaggaacagccATCAAGGACAAGGcgcaacaggaagaaaatgataCCATTTCATATCTGGTTGGAGAAACATGCCCCTGCTGATCTAAAGATGTCAGCTGAAAGTACTGGAATGGAAGACGTTTCACTGGATACCAAACAGGAATCGATCCCCGTACTGCAGGAGATTtcagagaaggaacagccctctaagtctggtgctgaaaatgttataaagcAGGACATATCTctgcctaaagaagaaggtgatCAGGAAGATTCCTTAAAGAAGGAGATTTGCGAAGAGGAACCTGTGATTTCCACAACACAGCTTGTCGGCGAAAAGAAATCCATCTCCAAATGCCAGAAGGAAGTGGATcaaaaagaggagaaacaaaCATCGAAGACGAAGCGCATCAAGAAGACACCACTGTTATGGAAATCTTTCCCAGAGTCAGATGCTTGCATAGACCTTgcattttttactgaaaacaatgaCATCAATAATGGTCCTCTGccggaaaaagaaaatgatcaggCAGCTTTGCCCAGCACCGGAAATAAGACATTTTGGAAGATGCTCCCCAAGTCAGAACCTCGCATAGat ACCTTCAAACCGtactga